The Tepidibacter aestuarii genome contains a region encoding:
- a CDS encoding FprA family A-type flavoprotein, whose amino-acid sequence MESFKIKNNIHWTGVLDPGLEVFDIIMKTEFGSTYNSYFIDDEKKVLIDTVKANFKDEYLEKLSKLTDIKNIDYVIINHTEPDHSGSLKYLLEINPDIEIYCTKAASIFLKEQVNKEFKCHVIKDGEELDIGSKKLKFVTAPFLHWSDTMFVYSEADKVLFSCDAFGSHYASVDPKVVHTEDYKKSFKHYYDCIVKPFAKHALSAINKVKDFEIDTILTSHGPILSEDISYNIEKYTEWSNEVVKTSNQKKVALLYLSAYKNTVLMAEKIKKGLESEGVAVEFLDIENESLETIHDVINMSKGLLLGSPTINKSMVKPMWDALSIIDPMANMGKIGGVFGSFGWSGEGIKMAESMIKIMGFKMPVESVTKKFSPSEDTLNQCVEFGKEFAKHI is encoded by the coding sequence ATGGAATCATTTAAGATAAAAAACAATATTCATTGGACAGGAGTATTAGACCCAGGTCTTGAAGTATTCGATATTATAATGAAGACAGAGTTCGGAAGCACTTACAATTCATACTTTATAGACGATGAGAAAAAAGTTTTAATAGATACTGTTAAAGCAAATTTCAAAGATGAATATCTTGAAAAATTATCTAAATTAACTGATATTAAAAACATAGATTACGTTATAATAAATCACACTGAGCCAGATCACTCTGGATCTTTAAAGTACTTACTAGAAATAAATCCTGATATAGAAATATATTGTACTAAAGCTGCCAGTATATTCTTAAAAGAACAAGTAAATAAAGAGTTCAAATGTCATGTTATAAAAGATGGAGAAGAGCTTGATATTGGAAGCAAAAAATTAAAATTTGTAACAGCACCATTCCTTCACTGGTCTGACACTATGTTTGTATACAGTGAAGCTGATAAAGTATTATTCTCATGTGATGCTTTTGGTTCTCACTATGCAAGTGTAGATCCTAAAGTTGTTCATACTGAAGATTACAAGAAATCATTTAAACATTATTATGACTGTATAGTAAAACCTTTTGCAAAACATGCTTTAAGTGCTATAAATAAAGTTAAAGACTTTGAAATAGATACAATACTTACTTCTCATGGACCTATATTATCTGAAGATATAAGCTACAATATAGAAAAATATACGGAGTGGTCTAATGAAGTAGTTAAGACTTCAAATCAAAAGAAAGTAGCCCTACTTTACTTATCCGCTTATAAAAACACTGTTTTAATGGCTGAGAAGATAAAGAAAGGATTAGAGTCTGAAGGCGTTGCAGTAGAGTTTTTAGACATAGAAAACGAAAGCTTAGAGACTATTCATGATGTAATAAATATGTCTAAGGGTCTTTTACTTGGCTCTCCTACTATAAATAAATCTATGGTTAAACCTATGTGGGATGCTTTATCTATAATAGATCCTATGGCTAATATGGGTAAAATAGGTGGAGTATTTGGTTCATTTGGATGGAGTGGCGAAGGAATCAAGATGGCTGAATCTATGATTAAGATAATGGGCTTTAAGATGCCTGTTGAGTCTGTAACAAAGAAATTCTCACCATCAGAAGATACTTTAAATCAATGTGTAGAATTCGGTAAGGAATTTGCAAAACATATATAG
- a CDS encoding DUF3786 domain-containing protein, which yields MSAIIQKDDRQGRVPYEYIKNIFKNTDPSQMAELTGNKYDENAQIFTVKLMGKNYTVKYPSGDIYNQDNKLVESYITRIMFLRYLVNGKGVPPTGKDITFKDIPGGHVYYHNFHNRTILRLANLYGNKVEDFEESFKNIDSEKIKQGDLGYKFEFLKNVFFTFIVWEGDEEFAPSASILFDSNIEYYFDAEDLAVVVDIAINFLKNKGELPVDIGLYSFN from the coding sequence ATGAGTGCTATAATACAAAAGGATGATAGGCAAGGAAGAGTTCCATACGAATACATAAAAAATATATTTAAAAATACTGATCCATCGCAAATGGCAGAATTAACAGGAAATAAATATGACGAAAATGCACAAATATTTACAGTTAAACTTATGGGAAAAAATTATACTGTAAAATATCCTAGTGGAGATATTTATAATCAAGACAATAAATTAGTAGAGTCCTATATAACTAGAATTATGTTTCTAAGATATCTTGTAAATGGAAAAGGGGTTCCTCCTACTGGAAAAGATATTACTTTTAAAGACATACCGGGTGGACATGTGTATTATCATAATTTCCATAATAGAACTATTTTAAGGTTAGCTAACTTATATGGAAATAAAGTAGAAGATTTTGAAGAAAGTTTTAAGAATATAGATAGCGAAAAAATAAAACAAGGGGACTTAGGATATAAATTTGAATTTCTTAAAAATGTATTCTTTACATTTATAGTATGGGAAGGCGACGAGGAATTTGCTCCTTCAGCTAGTATTTTATTTGATAGTAATATTGAATACTATTTTGATGCAGAAGATTTAGCAGTTGTTGTAGATATAGCAATAAATTTTCTTAAAAATAAAGGAGAGCTTCCTGTTGATATAGGTTTGTACAGTTTTAACTAG